In Sphaerospermopsis torques-reginae ITEP-024, the genomic window TTAACAAATATAAAAATTCCATCTAAAGACCCTATACGTTAAATTTTCATGTATTTTCATGAAGTTTTGTTGGATTTACAGTTAGAAAGTTAAAGCTTCCCAAATGATCTAAATTACAAAAATCTTAGCTTAAAATCCGGACAATCTTGATTGCATAAAAGCATCTCATATACAAAAACTATTGAATATCTATCAATAGGTGGAAAATCTCTACTGCTTATTTAGTAGATAAAAAAAAATCATTAATAGTAAGCATTTAGCTATCAGTAATCAGTAATCAGTAATTAGTAATCAGCTTACACCTATAATCTAGATAGCTCTTGTAGTAAGCATTCAGCTATCAGTAATCAGTAATCAGTAATCAGTAATCAGCTTATAACAGAAAAAACAAAGATTTAGCAGCATTAATTGAGGAAATTTACACTCTGTGCATTTGTTATTGTTCTTTGTATTTTAGCGTTTAAAGCTGAAAGCTGACGGCTGAATACTTGCCATTAATATCTAAGATACTGCCATTTGTGTAGTTAGCATCAAATATTTATTGCACATACTGTAGAAATTAATTTGTCTAGTAGATTACACCTAATTAAAATTATCAAGTCTCCAGAGTAATAAAAGTATTGCCAAATACAGTTTACTTGTAGTAAACTTAAAAAGTTACAGTTAAGTAATCCAGGTTAATTTTATCCATTTGGGTGAGCAAATATCTATTTAAAAAGCCAAAAAGTATGTATATTCAGGATGTAAGTTTATCTTCTCTCGTAGTTGCTGAACCAGGATCATCATATCAGTCCAAAACAAATCTTTATCCTTGGATTGAAGTATTGGTAGATTTGTCAAAACCTTTAGCGCCAAAGACAAATAAGACACCAGAAGAGAATGTAGCAAATGATGAAACAGTAGAAAAAGACTTATTAAATGATGTAATACCAGAACAGGAATTATTAGTTGATGAAATAGCTAACAAAGACCTATTGATTTATAAGATACCAGAACATTTAGATATTAAACCAGGGGACATTTTAACAGTTCCCATTGGAGCGCAACAGGTAGGAGGAATAGCGATTCGTTTATTATCCCAACCACCAGCAAATTTAGGACTAGAGAAAATTCGGGAAGTACAAGATGTAGTCAGCAAAGAATTTTTCTCTAGGACTTATTGGGAATTACTGAATCGCATCGCCGCTTATTACTACACACCATTAATTCAAGTCATTCGGGTAGCATTACCACCAGGATTATTAGGGCGATCGCAAAGTCGTTTACGACTAAAACCAGAAAATATTCCCAATGGTGCAGCCGAATTTTTACGTTCTCAAGCTGCCAAAGAAATCCTGAAAATACTTGAATCGCAACCAGATGGAGATTACAGTTTTCAATACCTCAAACGTCAAGTCAAAGGTTTTTATTGGGCAAAAAAACAATTAATAGATAGAAACTGGGCAGAAAGCTATTTCAAATTCACCCAATCTAAACCACAGATGAAACTAGCAGTAACGCTAGTTGATCATGGAAGATACATGAATCTCTCTCAAAGGCAACAAGAAATATTGAAAATACTGGGAGATCATGGTGGTGAATTATGGGTGACAGAGTGTGTAGAGATATGTCAAACTACACTACCAACTTTAAGAGGATTAGAACAAAAAGGTTGTATTGTCATTGAAGAAAGGGAAAAATTACGCAGAGAACAAGGACCCAAAATAGCCGGGGATCAAGCCAAATTATTAACACCAGCCCAAACTAATGCTTTAGAAAGCATCAAATCATTAAATGGATTTGCACAAATTTTATTACATGGGGTAACAGGTTCAGGAAAAACCGAAGTTTACCTACAGGCGATCGCCCCCCTCCTCAACCAAGGAAAATCAGCATTAGTATTAGTCCCAGAAATTGGCCTCACACCCCAACTCACAGACAGATTTCGCGCCCGTTTTGGTAACAAAGTGCAAGTTTATCACAGCGCCCTTTCCGACGGTGAACGCTACGACACCTGGCGACAAATGTTTACCGGAGAACCGCAAGTAGTCATAGGAACACGCAGCGCCATTTTTTCCCCATTACCCAACTTAGGATTAATCATCCTCGACGAAGAACACGACAGCAGCTTTAAACAAGACTCACCCATCCCCACCTACCACGCCCGCACAGTAGCCCAATGGCGTGCAGAATTAGAAAATTGTCCTTTAATTCTGGGATCAGCTACCCCCTCCCTTGAAAGTTGGGTAAGTATCAAAGAAAGCAGAGAACAAGGGGAGATCAATAACCCAATCACCAATCACCAATCACCAATCACCAATCACCAATACCTCTCCCTTCCTGAACGCATCAACTCCAAACCCCTACCACCTATAGAAATAGTGGATATGCGTCAAGAGTTGAAAGAAGGAAATAGATCAATATTTAGTAGATCCCTACAACAAGCTTTAGAAGAATTAAAAGAAAGAAAACAACAAGGAATATTATTTATTCATCGTCGGGGACATAGCACCTTTGTTTCCTGTCGTAGCTGTGGTTATGTGCTGGAATGTCCAAACTGTGATGTTTCCCTAGCTTATCATCATGTAGAAGAAGGCGCACCCCAGTTATTAAAATGTCATTATTGTAATTATGGTCAACCACACCCTAAACACTGTCCTCAATGTAGTTCACCCTACCTCAAATTCTTTGGTAGTGGTACTCAAAGAGTAACCCAGGAACTACAACGCCAATTTCCCCACATTAAACCAATTCGTTTTGATAGCGACACCACCCGCAAAAAAGGCGCACATCGCAGCCTGATCAGCCAATTTGCCAACGGTGAAGCTGACTTATTAGTGGGTACACAAATGTTAACTAAAGGTTTAGACTTACCCCAAGTTACCCTAGTAGGAGTAGTTGCGGCTGATGGGTTACTACATTTATCAGATTATCGCGCTAGTGAAAGAGCTTTTCAAACCTTAACCCAAGTTGCAGGAAGGGCGGGAAGAGGAGAAGATCCAGGTAGAGTAATTATTCAAACCTACACCCCAGAACATCCAGTTATTGAAGCGGTGAAAACCCATGATTATCAATCTTTTTGTGATGCAGAATTAGAACAAAGAGAAGCACTTAATTATCCCCCCTATGGCAGATTAATATTATTGCGTTTGAGTAGTTCTG contains:
- the priA gene encoding primosomal protein N'; its protein translation is MYIQDVSLSSLVVAEPGSSYQSKTNLYPWIEVLVDLSKPLAPKTNKTPEENVANDETVEKDLLNDVIPEQELLVDEIANKDLLIYKIPEHLDIKPGDILTVPIGAQQVGGIAIRLLSQPPANLGLEKIREVQDVVSKEFFSRTYWELLNRIAAYYYTPLIQVIRVALPPGLLGRSQSRLRLKPENIPNGAAEFLRSQAAKEILKILESQPDGDYSFQYLKRQVKGFYWAKKQLIDRNWAESYFKFTQSKPQMKLAVTLVDHGRYMNLSQRQQEILKILGDHGGELWVTECVEICQTTLPTLRGLEQKGCIVIEEREKLRREQGPKIAGDQAKLLTPAQTNALESIKSLNGFAQILLHGVTGSGKTEVYLQAIAPLLNQGKSALVLVPEIGLTPQLTDRFRARFGNKVQVYHSALSDGERYDTWRQMFTGEPQVVIGTRSAIFSPLPNLGLIILDEEHDSSFKQDSPIPTYHARTVAQWRAELENCPLILGSATPSLESWVSIKESREQGEINNPITNHQSPITNHQYLSLPERINSKPLPPIEIVDMRQELKEGNRSIFSRSLQQALEELKERKQQGILFIHRRGHSTFVSCRSCGYVLECPNCDVSLAYHHVEEGAPQLLKCHYCNYGQPHPKHCPQCSSPYLKFFGSGTQRVTQELQRQFPHIKPIRFDSDTTRKKGAHRSLISQFANGEADLLVGTQMLTKGLDLPQVTLVGVVAADGLLHLSDYRASERAFQTLTQVAGRAGRGEDPGRVIIQTYTPEHPVIEAVKTHDYQSFCDAELEQREALNYPPYGRLILLRLSSSDPIKVENTAQLIATNFSEQEGLEILGPAPASILRVANRYRWQILLKFAPDALPNLPDWEEIRKISNSASVSLTIDVDPINIM